The segment ATTTCGGACAGCAAGAAGCGTTGAAAAATATTAATTTAACTTTTCACAAAGGCGAAACTACGGTTATTTTAGGTCCATCTGGCTCTGGGAAGTCCACACTGCTTAGATGTATTAACTTGTTAGAAAAACCAGAAAAAGGTACAATCTCTGTGGGTGACATTAAGATTGATTTATCGAGGCCTGTATCGAAAAAGGATACATTAGCAATTCGCCAACGCACTGCGATGGTATTTCAAAGTTTTAATTTATTTCCGCATATGAAAGTGTTAGAAAATGTCATCGAAGGTCGGTTAACAGTGCTAAAAGAAATGCGGATTGATGCTGTTGAGAAAGGTAAACTATTGTTAGAAAAAGTAGGGCTTAGCCAAAAAATAGATAGCTATCCTGCACAATTGTCAGGTGGGCAACAGCAAAGGGTGGCGATTGCGAGGGCTTTGGCGATGGAGCCGCAATTTTTACTTTTTGATGAACCGACAAGTGCGCTGGATCCAGAGCTTGAAGGGGAAGTATTGAAAGTGTTAAAGGACCTTTCGGAAGAAGAAAAGTCCATGATTATCGTGACGCATAATTTAAATTTTGCTCGCGAAGTAGCAGACCGTATTCTTTTTTTAGAGCATGGGGAAATTGTATTCGATGGTGCAACAGTTCATTTTTTTGAGCACAATGACAATGCACGCATCCAATCATTTATTCAATCAATGCAATTTATCTAATGTAAATTAGCTTGTGTTCAAACACTTGCTGATATAAATTAACTCGCAGCATTATTAATTAATTAATTAATTAATTAGGAGGAACCAACTATGACAACCGAACAAACAAATGTAGAAAGCTTTGATTTAGACCATACGAAAGTGATCGCGCCATATGTACGCTTAGCAGGTACGAAACAAGGGAAGCACGGGGATGTTGTAACAAAGTATGATATTCGCTTTAAGCAACCGAATAAAGGACATATGGAAATGCCAGCACTTCATTCATTAGAACATTTAATGGCAGACCGCATCCGCAATCATTCAGACGCGATTGTAGATCTGTCACCAATGGGCTGTCAAACAGGCTTTTACGTGTCGTTTCTAAACTATGATGATTATGAAGGCGTTTTAGAAATTTTAGAAAAGACGGCACAAGATGTACTTGCTGCAACAGCTGTACCGGCATGTAATGAAGTCCAATGCGGTTGGGCTGCAAGCCATAGTTTAGAAGGTGCACAAGCATTAGCAAAGGAATTTTTAGAAAAACGTAATGAATGGCATATAGTATTTCAACCAGAATAATTAAATTATAAAAAGAGCATGGAAGGTCACCTAGGAGTGAATTTTCATGCTCTTTTCAATTTAAGCGATTGGATCACTATCTAAATTAACCCAATAATTCCCGATAAAGTCATGCAAAAATTTAGTGATTACTTGTTCATATTCGAATGGAGAATCATTGAAGGATTGTGCATGAGCACCCACCTTAAAAATTTTCAACATTTTAGCATCCGGCTTTGCTTCAAAAAGCTGTTCTGTCATTGAAGAAGGGATAAAATCATCGGGTTCACTGTGAATAAATAAAGTAGGTTTCATTATATTTTTTACAGCTAATTTTGGATTTACATGATCAAAAGAATAGCCCTCACGCATCCGGATGAAAATATTCGTAAAATGGATAGCGAATTTAAAATCGATGGAAATGGAATTTTTAATAATAAGTGCAAGCAATTCTCGGAAATCTGAAAATGCGCAATCTGAAATATAAAAAGATGCATGATCCTCGACTGTGCCTGCATAAAGCAAAGTCGTTGCAGCACCCATTGATTCTCCGTGAATGCCTAATAATGCTTCCTCACCGATAATCGCCTTTACTGCTTGCACAATTGCCTGTAAATCATACTTTTCATAATGACCATAGCTCGTCGTTTTCCCTCCAGAATCTCCGTGGCGGCGGTGATCATAAACGACTGTGTTAAAGCCTAGTCTTTCATACATGCGTGCATATTTAACCGAATTCATTTTACTTTCGGTCACACCATGACAAATAATCATTGTATTTTTTGTTGATAGCGGTTTTAGAAAAATTCCTTTTATCGTGTAGCCATTCGGGGATTGGACGGTTAGTTCGTCTTTTGAACAACCGTTATACCACGCCTCATCAAATCTTTTTGCTTTCACTTCGCGGTCATAAATAAAGGCTGCTTCTTTTGGTTTAATATACATCAATCGATTCGTTAACATAAATCCTGAAACAGCCGTTGCGGTAGCCAAAAAAGTTGTCGCGATGCTAGAAGCTAACATAAATTTCTTTTTCACCATTCGCACCTCACTTGTTTTAGTAGTTACCTATTTGAAACCTTATAATACAGTAGATATTCTATAATATTCAAAATGAAACAAAAATCCTATCTCGAAAAACTTCAGAATGTTTGGTAAAATTATGCTGACGAATGAAATTGAAACATTCGCTTCACAAAGGGAACTACCAAGCAAAGGGGGAATTTTTATGACACAAGAAGTCGTAATTGTCAGTGCAGTACGTACAGCAATAGGTTCATTTCAAGGAACGTTAAAAGATATTGCAGCGCCGGTTTTAGGTGGAATCGTCATGAAAGAGGCGTTACAACGAATTCATTTAGATCCTAATTTAGTAGATGAAGTAATTATGGGAAATGTGTTAGCGGCAGGTTTAGGGCAAAATCCGGCACGTCAAGCGAGCATCCATGCAGGCTTACCGAATGAAGTGTCGGCAATGACCATCAATAAAGTATGCGGTTCAGGTTTAAAAGCGGTGCATTTAGCTGCCCAAGCTATTGCAGTAGGGGATGCTGACATTATTATTGCAGGTGGCTTTGAAAATATGAGTCAGGCGCCATATGTATTGCAAAATGCACGTGAAGGTTTCCGAATGGGCGATCAAAAAGTTGTGGATACAATGATTAAAGATGGACTATGGTGTGCATTTAATGACTACCATATGGGGGTTACTGCTGAAAATTTATGTGATTTACATCAAATTACAAGAGAAGAGCAAGATGCTTTTTCTGCCCGCTCACAAGCACGTGCCACAGTAGCCATTACAGCAGGTAAATTTACAGATGAAATTGTGCCCGTTGAAATACCGCAACGTAAAGGGGAGCCAATTATTTTCGCACAAGATGAATATGTGAAGCCTAATTCAACAGCGGAAAAACTAAGTGCGTTACGACCTGCATTCAAAAAAGAAGGTTCGGTTACAGCCGGCAATGCCTCAGGAATTAATGATGGCGCTGCTGCTGTCATTGTCATGTCGAAAAGAAAAGCACTGGAACTTGGTATAACACCAATGGCGACAATTTTAGCGAATGCGAGCGCAGGTGTCGACCCGTCCATTATGGGGGTAGGACCAGTTCAAGCGGTGAAAAAGGTATTGTCAAAGTCAAATTTAACGTTAGAACAGATGGATTTAATTGAAGCAAATGAAGCGTTTGCTGCCCAAGCAATAGCAGTTGATCGCGAACTTGCCTTCAATCATGATAAACTAAATGTAAACGGTGGCGCGATTGCACTCGGACATCCAATTGGCGCGAGTGGCGCACGTATTTTAGTCACGCTTTTACATGAGATGCAAAAGCAAGATGCGAAGCTTGGTCTTGCTACTTTATGCATCGGAGGCGGGCAAGGTGTCGCAACAATCGTCCAACGCTAAAAAAATTGTAGGTGATTAAAAAATGGCAAGAAAAAAACAACAACAAAGAACGAACAATGAATTTGAACTACCGAAAGAAAAGGCCGCAACATTAGCCGATCAATTAGGTGGCGATGTGCTAGCGAAGTTAAAGGCAGCTAAGAAGGATATGCTTGCGGAAGAAAAGGTTCAAGAAGAGGAGCGTATTGCAAAGGCTGCTTTTGAGCGCAAGCAACGCGAGAAGAATATGAGCTTTGAAGAGCTGTTAAATCAGTACGGCGATAAACGTTCGAAGTTTTAATCGATTCAGTTGTCTAGTACAAAATAAGAATTAAACACATAAATAGACTGCAAATTGGCAATACAATAAGCAGTCTATTTTTCATTAGAAAAAAACAAAGAATAAGGGAATGTAACAAAAGAAGTAGTATATGCTCCTTGATTAAATATTTCAGAGATTATCGGTTCAGTGATATTAGCGAATGCTAAAGTGGAATTTGAGAAGGGGTAAATTATGGGGAGTTATTGTACAAATGTAACATCTACATAGTTTGGATTTAAAAACCTTCATCCAAATAACTAAAAAACATCGCTGTTACTAAATCGTCTTGGCTGTTTATAATTCAATTAAGTTATTAAACGAGGGTTTGGGAAGGTTATACTTCAACTATGTAGCAGGTTAATTGAAGTATTTAAAAAAAGACCAATAAGATTTTATTAAAAGTCAAGTAAATGTTTATAAAGCTCTATAACTAAATAATTTAATACAATGTCACACATTATTTAGGGTTAAAATGAAAGGATAGATGAACAGGGGGATTACCTGCTTACATCTATCCTTTTCACATAGATATTGAAAGAAAAAGAAGTTAAGAACAAAAAGATTTAAAAAGGATTACGCCTAATAATTGTTAAATATGTTAATATAATTACAAATGTTTTATGAAGCAGTTGCAATTACTTTGTTGATTCAGATGTATATAAAGATGGTTTTATCTATTATGTGATCACGTCAGATTTAAGTTGTTTACAACGCTAAGAAAAGAATAGTTACCAAACGATGGTTTGGGGACTTTATTCTTCAACTCCCATGAAAATTAAAAGCCAGACTTCGCAAAAATGACAACACTAAAGGAAACCGCAGCTCATTTTTAAAAAAAGAGTGTAGCGTCTAGTTGTTGGTCCAGGTTATTTGTTGGATTAGGAGACTTTTGGTTCAGTGATTGAAACGTTGTATCCTAAGTTTTCGAGCCTTCGAACAGAATACCGTACAATGGATTGTTGTTTTTGCTTGTCGAAATAATCTTCGCCTAAATCTACATACTTTTCTTTGCGCGTTAAGAGATAATAGGCGATTCTCAAAATGGCGTGGGCGACAGAAATACCTGCACGTTTTTTGCCTTTACGTGCCGCTGTACGCCTATACATTGCTCCAAGATAGGTCTTCGACCCTCTTATAGAGTGAGCAGCTTCTACTAAAGCTGATTTTAGATATTTGTTCCCTTTTTTCATATTTGTCGATTTCCTTTTGCCAGCACTTTCGTTATGTCCAGGTACTAATCCTGCCCAGGAACATAGATGAGCAGAACTCGGAAATTGGTTGCCGACATCGGTTCCGACTTCAGCTAAGATTTGTTCAGCCATACGAGTGGCAACGCCAGGTATGGAATCCAACCGTTCAATATCTTCTTGGTGTGAAGAAAGCCTAGAAGCTACTTCCTGGTTTAGTAACTCAATTTGTTCACTTAAAAAATCAATATGAGCGAGAATGGTTTTTATCATGAGGCGTTGATGTGAATTGATGTATCCCCGAAGGGCTAGTTCAAGATCATCTTTTTTCTTTTTCATAGTACGTCGAGCGTAGCCCGCAAGTTTTATAGGATCATCCTCGCCATCTGCGATGGCATTAAGCATGTCACGAGCTGAAACACCCATAATATCGGAAACAACGGAGCCTAACTTGATATTCGCTCCTTCTAATACTTTTTGAATCCGATTATGTTGTCTTGCGCGCTCTTCAATAATGCTGCGACGATAGCGAACTAACTCCCGCAGTTCCCGTTGATTTCGGTCAGGAATAAAGCTGGCTTTGAGTAGTCCGTGCCGAAGTAACTTGGCAATCCATTCGGCATCCTTCACATCGGTTTTGCGACCCGGCACTGCTTTCATATGCTGGGCATTCACGACTAAAAACTCAATATTCTCAGCTTCTAGTA is part of the Solibacillus sp. FSL K6-1523 genome and harbors:
- a CDS encoding amino acid ABC transporter ATP-binding protein, which codes for MVQFDQVYKYFGQQEALKNINLTFHKGETTVILGPSGSGKSTLLRCINLLEKPEKGTISVGDIKIDLSRPVSKKDTLAIRQRTAMVFQSFNLFPHMKVLENVIEGRLTVLKEMRIDAVEKGKLLLEKVGLSQKIDSYPAQLSGGQQQRVAIARALAMEPQFLLFDEPTSALDPELEGEVLKVLKDLSEEEKSMIIVTHNLNFAREVADRILFLEHGEIVFDGATVHFFEHNDNARIQSFIQSMQFI
- a CDS encoding S-ribosylhomocysteine lyase, whose product is MTTEQTNVESFDLDHTKVIAPYVRLAGTKQGKHGDVVTKYDIRFKQPNKGHMEMPALHSLEHLMADRIRNHSDAIVDLSPMGCQTGFYVSFLNYDDYEGVLEILEKTAQDVLAATAVPACNEVQCGWAASHSLEGAQALAKEFLEKRNEWHIVFQPE
- a CDS encoding alpha/beta hydrolase translates to MVKKKFMLASSIATTFLATATAVSGFMLTNRLMYIKPKEAAFIYDREVKAKRFDEAWYNGCSKDELTVQSPNGYTIKGIFLKPLSTKNTMIICHGVTESKMNSVKYARMYERLGFNTVVYDHRRHGDSGGKTTSYGHYEKYDLQAIVQAVKAIIGEEALLGIHGESMGAATTLLYAGTVEDHASFYISDCAFSDFRELLALIIKNSISIDFKFAIHFTNIFIRMREGYSFDHVNPKLAVKNIMKPTLFIHSEPDDFIPSSMTEQLFEAKPDAKMLKIFKVGAHAQSFNDSPFEYEQVITKFLHDFIGNYWVNLDSDPIA
- a CDS encoding acetyl-CoA C-acetyltransferase, whose amino-acid sequence is MTQEVVIVSAVRTAIGSFQGTLKDIAAPVLGGIVMKEALQRIHLDPNLVDEVIMGNVLAAGLGQNPARQASIHAGLPNEVSAMTINKVCGSGLKAVHLAAQAIAVGDADIIIAGGFENMSQAPYVLQNAREGFRMGDQKVVDTMIKDGLWCAFNDYHMGVTAENLCDLHQITREEQDAFSARSQARATVAITAGKFTDEIVPVEIPQRKGEPIIFAQDEYVKPNSTAEKLSALRPAFKKEGSVTAGNASGINDGAAAVIVMSKRKALELGITPMATILANASAGVDPSIMGVGPVQAVKKVLSKSNLTLEQMDLIEANEAFAAQAIAVDRELAFNHDKLNVNGGAIALGHPIGASGARILVTLLHEMQKQDAKLGLATLCIGGGQGVATIVQR
- a CDS encoding YqkE family protein, whose protein sequence is MARKKQQQRTNNEFELPKEKAATLADQLGGDVLAKLKAAKKDMLAEEKVQEEERIAKAAFERKQREKNMSFEELLNQYGDKRSKF
- a CDS encoding IS110 family transposase → MEVIIEYACGMDIHKDSITACIMTPKGKEIRTFSTKTVFLLQLIDWIKEYECTHVAMESTGVFWKPIVNILEAENIEFLVVNAQHMKAVPGRKTDVKDAEWIAKLLRHGLLKASFIPDRNQRELRELVRYRRSIIEERARQHNRIQKVLEGANIKLGSVVSDIMGVSARDMLNAIADGEDDPIKLAGYARRTMKKKKDDLELALRGYINSHQRLMIKTILAHIDFLSEQIELLNQEVASRLSSHQEDIERLDSIPGVATRMAEQILAEVGTDVGNQFPSSAHLCSWAGLVPGHNESAGKRKSTNMKKGNKYLKSALVEAAHSIRGSKTYLGAMYRRTAARKGKKRAGISVAHAILRIAYYLLTRKEKYVDLGEDYFDKQKQQSIVRYSVRRLENLGYNVSITEPKVS